Proteins encoded within one genomic window of Geotalea daltonii FRC-32:
- the argC gene encoding N-acetyl-gamma-glutamyl-phosphate reductase — translation MLKVAIVGASGYTGIELLRLLHGHPEVSVTCVTSEQSAGKNVAEIFPTLRSRYNLVLENLEPVRIAERADFIFTALPHKAAMEVVPTFLKLGKRVVDLSADYRLHDAREYAAWYEPHMNPELLKEAIYGLPELRREKIAEADLVANPGCYPTSIILGLAPLLKKKLVNPATIIADAKSGVSGAGRSAKVDNLYCEVNDGFKAYGVGGVHRHIPEIEQELSLLAGKQLTITFTPHLVPMDRGILSTIYAEPAGEVSLAGLVELYRDFYHGEAFVRVLPENNFPSTAFVRGSNFCDIGLTVDKRTGRIVIVSAIDNLIKGASGQAIQNMNIMNGFPENLGLESLGLFP, via the coding sequence ATGTTGAAGGTTGCAATTGTAGGTGCCAGCGGTTATACGGGCATTGAGCTGTTACGGCTGCTTCACGGACACCCCGAGGTTTCCGTTACCTGTGTGACATCGGAGCAAAGCGCCGGTAAAAATGTGGCTGAAATATTTCCCACCTTGCGCAGCCGCTACAATTTGGTGCTGGAGAACCTGGAACCGGTGCGGATTGCTGAGCGGGCCGATTTCATATTCACTGCACTGCCACACAAGGCGGCCATGGAAGTGGTTCCCACATTCCTGAAGCTTGGCAAGCGGGTGGTGGATCTTTCAGCGGATTATCGTCTGCATGATGCCAGGGAGTACGCGGCATGGTATGAGCCTCACATGAATCCTGAACTTTTGAAAGAGGCGATATACGGCCTGCCGGAACTGCGGCGGGAAAAAATTGCCGAGGCAGACCTGGTCGCCAATCCGGGGTGTTACCCGACCAGCATCATTCTCGGACTGGCGCCGCTCCTGAAAAAGAAACTCGTAAATCCTGCCACCATTATTGCCGATGCGAAATCGGGGGTCAGTGGGGCAGGGCGCAGTGCCAAGGTGGACAATCTGTACTGCGAAGTTAACGATGGGTTCAAGGCCTATGGAGTCGGCGGGGTTCATCGCCATATCCCCGAAATTGAGCAGGAGCTTTCCCTTCTTGCAGGGAAACAGCTGACCATTACCTTTACTCCCCACCTGGTTCCCATGGACCGTGGCATCCTCTCAACTATTTATGCCGAACCTGCAGGCGAAGTCTCTTTGGCCGGACTTGTTGAGTTATATCGGGATTTTTACCACGGCGAGGCCTTTGTGCGGGTGTTGCCTGAAAATAATTTTCCGTCCACCGCCTTCGTTCGTGGCTCTAACTTCTGTGACATCGGATTGACGGTCGATAAGAGGACTGGCAGGATTGTCATTGTTTCGGCCATCGATAATCTCATAAAGGGTGCCTCCGGTCAGGCCATACAAAATATGAACATTATGAACGGCTTTCCGGAGAACCTTGGTCTGGAGTCTCTGGGGCTGTTTCCATAA
- the rpsI gene encoding 30S ribosomal protein S9, whose product MAAASFYGTGKRKSSIARVWLKPGTGVITVNHKTLDEYFGRETSKMVVKQPLELTENLGKFDIYVTVSGGGDSGQAGAIKHGITKALLEVDAALRTPLKKAGFVTRDSRIKERKKYGKKSARASFQFSKR is encoded by the coding sequence ATGGCAGCAGCAAGCTTTTACGGAACAGGGAAAAGGAAATCCTCCATCGCCAGGGTGTGGTTGAAGCCGGGAACAGGCGTCATAACAGTCAATCACAAGACCCTCGATGAATACTTCGGTAGGGAAACTTCCAAGATGGTTGTCAAGCAGCCCCTTGAGCTGACCGAGAACCTGGGCAAGTTCGATATCTACGTGACCGTCAGCGGTGGTGGAGACTCCGGCCAGGCCGGCGCCATCAAGCACGGCATTACCAAGGCTCTGCTTGAAGTTGATGCGGCGCTGCGCACCCCGTTGAAAAAGGCTGGTTTTGTTACCCGCGATTCACGCATAAAAGAGCGTAAGAAATACGGCAAGAAATCTGCCCGTGCCAGCTTCCAGTTCTCCAAGCGTTAA
- the rplM gene encoding 50S ribosomal protein L13, whose translation MKTTQVAKKDEVTRNWYLVDADNKVLGRIATEIANVLRGKNKPTFTPSVDTGDFVIVVNADKIQLTGNKNADKIYYSHSGFPGGLKEISAGKLLEKKPEDLIKKAVKGMLPKNKLARHMIKKLKIYTGTDHPHAAQQPKALSI comes from the coding sequence ATGAAGACTACGCAAGTTGCGAAAAAAGATGAAGTGACCAGGAATTGGTATCTGGTCGATGCTGATAATAAGGTTCTCGGCAGGATCGCTACCGAAATAGCCAATGTGCTTCGCGGTAAGAACAAGCCTACATTTACGCCCAGCGTTGATACCGGCGATTTCGTGATCGTTGTCAATGCCGATAAGATTCAGCTTACCGGCAACAAGAATGCAGACAAGATCTATTACAGCCACTCCGGATTCCCCGGTGGACTCAAGGAGATTTCTGCCGGCAAACTGCTGGAGAAGAAGCCTGAAGACCTCATCAAGAAAGCTGTTAAGGGCATGTTGCCGAAAAACAAGCTGGCCCGCCATATGATCAAGAAGCTGAAGATCTATACCGGAACGGACCATCCCCATGCGGCCCAGCAGCCCAAGGCACTGAGCATATAA